AGAAAAAAAACCAAGAACAGAAAGATGAAGTGAGCAAGCTTCAGGAGAAATTCACCAAAGAATTTGAAAATCTTGCCAATAAAATCCTGGATGAAAAATCGAGCAAATTCACCGAGCAAAATAAGGAAAACATAAAAAACATCCTTAATCCGCTTCAAGAAAAGATAAAAACCTTTGAAGAAAAAGTTGATTTAAGCCAAAAGGAAAGCATCAGTATGCATTCGGCTCTAAAAGAACAATTATTGGGGTTAAAAGACCTAAACCAGCAGATGACCAAAGAAGCCACTAACCTAACCCGAGCTTTAAAAGGCGACAGTAAAATGCAAGGTAATTGGGGCGAATTGGTTTTAGAACGTGTTTTGGAAAAATCAGGGCTGGAAAAAGACCGCGAGTATTTTGTGCAACAAAGTTTTACAAGAGACGATAATTCGCGTGTAATGCCCGATGTCGTTTTGCACCTTCCTGATGGTAAAAAAATGATAATCGACTCTAAGGTCTCGCTAACCGATTACGAGCGCTTGGTAAATGCCGAAGACGACCAAAAAGCCCTATTTTTAAAAGCACATATAAATTCAGTAAAAAAGCATGTCGACCAACTTTCGGAAAAAAATTATCAGGATTTATATGATATTGAGTCGCCCGATTTTGTATTGATGTTCATCCCCATCGAGCCTGCTTTTGCGATTGTTGTAAATGAAGATAATGCCATTTATAATAAAGCCTTTGAGAAGAATATTGTAATTGTAACACCCTCTACCCTATTGGCCACATTGCGCACCATAGACACCATGTGGAACAACGAAAAACAACAGCGGAATGCCATTGAAATTGCGCGACAAGCTGGTGCATTATATGATAAATTTGAAGGTTTGGTAAGCGATTTGACGGGTGTTGGCAAAAAAATAGACGCTGCCAAAAGCGACTACTCTGCGGCCATGAACAAATTGGTTGAGGGTCGAGGGAACCTAGTAAAAAGCGTTGAAAAGTTGAAAAAAATGGGTGCGAAAGCCAAAAAATCGCTACCCGAAGCTATTATAAAACGATCTCAAGAAAATTAACAAAACTCATCTTTATGTTTAAACACGCTAAAGAATCACAAGTTACAATAACACAATTAATGTTGCCTTCGCATTCGAATTTTAGTGGAAAAATCCACGGTGGGCACATACTAAACCTGATGGACCAAATAGCCTTTGCTTGTGCTTCAAAACATTCCAGACATTATTGTGTAACAGCATCGGTTAACCGTGTTGATTTTTTAAACCCGATTGAAGTTGGCGAATTAGTTACTTTAAAAGCATCTATTAATTATACGGGCAGAACTTCTATGGTTGTTGGCTTACGCATTGAATCTGAGAACGTCCAAACAGGAGAGGTAAAACATTGTAATTCTTCATATTTCACTATGGTTGCCAAAGACGAAAACGGTAAAAATGTACCCGTTCCAGGTTTAATTTTAGATGACGTACAAAGTGTAAGACGTTTTGCCAGAAGTATTGCACGCCAACAGCAAGCTAAAACGAGAAGCACTAAATTTAATTCTTCAGAATTTAAGATTGAAGAGCATTTGGATTTTATAAAAACCCAGAATGCTAAAATTGAACTGGGCTAAAAGTAAACCCTTAATACAAAATTTGGGGTAAACCCGAGAGACGTTTCTTGTGTTTTAGCGATAGTTCCTTCTGAATTAACACGGAAAATATTGTTTATTTCATTATCGGTATCAAAAATATTCCAGATAGACGCTCCCAAATCGGCTTTTGTATGTGTTCCAATCTTGAAACGATATAACATCGATATATCGGCCTTAAAGTAATCGCTTAAATAGCTACTGTTACTGGATTCAAAATTTACGCTATTGTTAACCACCTCATTTCCCATCACAGGAAAGGTTGTTGGTTTTCCAGAAAACCAATTAAATCCAGCAGAAATTTTAAGGTTTTGCAGCATATAAGTCGTTCCCAATGTCAACGCATGGTTAAGGTTATAATTACTTGGAAAAGTTCGATTTTGCAATGATTGAAAACTATAATTATTATCCATATGGGCATAACTTAGCCATACATTAAATTGCCGAATGCGCTTTCGTAAAATAAAATCTAAACCATTGGTTTGGTAGCTACCACTTGCTTTAGCAAATTGATATTGGTTTTGAAAACCCTGACTTTGGGCTGTAATACCATTCACTTTTTTATGATAAATCTCGGCACTCAACAACCATCCACTTTTACTGTAGCTTAAACCCAACGACACTTGCCTGCTCTTAAGTATTGGAATATCTGTATTGTTGGCCAAAAACCACCGCCGTTTTTCTACACCCAAAAAGTCGTTTTGAAAACTTATAATTTGCGTAGTATTTTGGTGCTTCAATTCTCCCAAAACCTCAATATTGAAATGCTCCTTAAACTTATGGTTGAAACTAAATCGGGGCTCTAAAAGTTGTTTATTGAATTTATCGATATGATTAAACCTTAAACCTGCTGATAAATTGGTTAACCCGCTGCGCGATGTATAATTTAACTGAGAAAAAAGCCCATGGGTACGCACGACCTCTGATACTAAAAATCTATAAATTGGTTTATCAACATCATCTAAATTGCTCACTTTGGTTTCAACACTATGGTAACCTGCAAGCAAACTCAAGTTTTCATTAAACCGGTGGTAAGATTTAAATTTGAAACTTGTTTCAGAAACCACATTCTCCTGCAAAAACCGCTGGTTGTCTAAAATGTTCGCGTTTATTGCTTTCAGTTTGTAATCCGTCTCATAAATCTCTATTTTGGTTCTTAGCCTATTATTCCATTTACGAGCATAACTAATGGCACCCGCAATGCTATTTTGCTCCACACTGCTTCTGCGTGATTCTTGGTTAGTGTTTTCATAAAAAATCAATTCGTTGGCAACATTAATAAAGTTAACACGCAATTCGTCTTTCTCTGTAATTTTATAAATCCACCTAAAGGAGGCATCATAAAAATCAAATTGTTCATTAGAATTCCTTAAGGAGTTCGAAGTATTATCCACTTCAGTACCTTCCGATATTTTTCTGAAAAACTTATGGTAGGCTGGTGTTTCAACCCAATCGCTAATAGATTTACGCAAAGCCAATTGTATTGACGATTTTTTGCTTATCGGCACATCGGCAAAACCATTGGCATCTATAAAATTTAAAGCTATATTTCCTTTAAATTGAGTGTTAATATCATCCTTAGTTTTCATGGCAATGGTACCCGAAATACCATCGGTTAACGAA
This genomic stretch from Flavobacteriaceae bacterium GSB9 harbors:
- a CDS encoding TonB-dependent receptor plug domain-containing protein codes for the protein MQIKIKNFTLLWFLLLVFSLKVASQENNKKLPLVLVFSAIEQQFGYQFNYAKDAVEHIRLVAPSKGFSFKETLNYLRNNTEFNYTVIGDFFVLVSQASSTSFKSQKLQQLQEVIVPGYIVRGINKLNNGSFKIDFSNFSMLPGLIEADVLQSVQAFPGIQSINENVSNINIRGGSHDQNLILWDGIKMYQSGHFFGLISMYNPQITEKVVLVKNGSDVSLTDGISGTIAMKTKDDINTQFKGNIALNFIDANGFADVPISKKSSIQLALRKSISDWVETPAYHKFFRKISEGTEVDNTSNSLRNSNEQFDFYDASFRWIYKITEKDELRVNFINVANELIFYENTNQESRRSSVEQNSIAGAISYARKWNNRLRTKIEIYETDYKLKAINANILDNQRFLQENVVSETSFKFKSYHRFNENLSLLAGYHSVETKVSNLDDVDKPIYRFLVSEVVRTHGLFSQLNYTSRSGLTNLSAGLRFNHIDKFNKQLLEPRFSFNHKFKEHFNIEVLGELKHQNTTQIISFQNDFLGVEKRRWFLANNTDIPILKSRQVSLGLSYSKSGWLLSAEIYHKKVNGITAQSQGFQNQYQFAKASGSYQTNGLDFILRKRIRQFNVWLSYAHMDNNYSFQSLQNRTFPSNYNLNHALTLGTTYMLQNLKISAGFNWFSGKPTTFPVMGNEVVNNSVNFESSNSSYLSDYFKADISMLYRFKIGTHTKADLGASIWNIFDTDNEINNIFRVNSEGTIAKTQETSLGFTPNFVLRVYF
- the rmuC gene encoding DNA recombination protein RmuC, with the protein product MNDSLILILAIIIAAGIGTYLGMFISKLKIKSQESTLTERNNSLEQKLHEQKEIGEVELNRQSEQFNKQISDLKATIEKIENEREAIRREKDFLNSELARKNADFENLQKKNQEQKDEVSKLQEKFTKEFENLANKILDEKSSKFTEQNKENIKNILNPLQEKIKTFEEKVDLSQKESISMHSALKEQLLGLKDLNQQMTKEATNLTRALKGDSKMQGNWGELVLERVLEKSGLEKDREYFVQQSFTRDDNSRVMPDVVLHLPDGKKMIIDSKVSLTDYERLVNAEDDQKALFLKAHINSVKKHVDQLSEKNYQDLYDIESPDFVLMFIPIEPAFAIVVNEDNAIYNKAFEKNIVIVTPSTLLATLRTIDTMWNNEKQQRNAIEIARQAGALYDKFEGLVSDLTGVGKKIDAAKSDYSAAMNKLVEGRGNLVKSVEKLKKMGAKAKKSLPEAIIKRSQEN
- a CDS encoding acyl-CoA thioesterase, with protein sequence MFKHAKESQVTITQLMLPSHSNFSGKIHGGHILNLMDQIAFACASKHSRHYCVTASVNRVDFLNPIEVGELVTLKASINYTGRTSMVVGLRIESENVQTGEVKHCNSSYFTMVAKDENGKNVPVPGLILDDVQSVRRFARSIARQQQAKTRSTKFNSSEFKIEEHLDFIKTQNAKIELG